In one window of Zingiber officinale cultivar Zhangliang chromosome 11A, Zo_v1.1, whole genome shotgun sequence DNA:
- the LOC122031162 gene encoding E3 ubiquitin-protein ligase makorin-like, protein MPRRVFCKYFACGTCLKGEYCDFSHDWRDQRNKVCTFYQKGLCNYGRRCRFSHVIVSGDETVATSSEPCSQIESSYSRVSFPSRASRNQDTSQTFSIPTVLAASSQSHIPCEAAQNQAIGSRTFPTNANIHVSDNSSPPFDVQLCSFNHVGSCTHGESCPHIHGDLCSICGKYCLHPFHQEERDKHMESCHRNSKVLETLNHSKEIECSICLERVLSKPTNTRWKFGILPECDHPFCIECIRNWRSNSPSSGIDLNTALRACPVCRQHSHFVIPSTTWFSTSEEKQQIINSYKEKLKSIDCKYFDFGNGTCPFGAICFYKHTIRPNASCQNSDRSYRYRPRPHRSRRPEEVDEDAMDGFVLVMNYELANLAALFDSDEEQENLDDYDDVGSLLAMSFLLMQMDEEGIASYEDI, encoded by the exons ATGCCGAGAAG GGTTTTTTGCAAGTACTTTGCATGTGGAACATGCTTGAAGGGAGAGTATTGTGATTTTTCTCATGATTGGAGGGATCAACGTAACAAA GTATGTACCTTTTATCAAAAGGGACTCTGCAACTATGGCCGTAGATGTAGATTTAGCCATGTCATAGTTTCTGGAGATGAAACTGTAGCAACATCTTCAGAACCTTGTTCTCAAATAGAATCAAGTTATTCTCGAGTTTCTTTTCCATCAAGAGCTTCCAGAAATCAAGACACCAGTCAAACTTTTAGTATTCCAACTGTTTTGGCAGCCTCAAGCCAATCTCATATACCTTGTGAAGCTGCACAAAATCAGGCGATTGGTTCTCGTACTTTTCCAACTAATGCAAATATCCATGTCTCTGATAATAGCagtcctccatttgatgtccaaCTTTGTTCTTTTAATCACGTTGGTAGTTGTACTCATGGTGAGAGCTGCCCTCATATTCACGGAGACTTATGTTCTATTTGTGGGAAATATTGCTTACATCCATTCCATCAAGAAGAAAGAGACAAACATATGGAATCTTGTCACAGAAACAGCAAAGTTCTTGAAACTTTGAATCACAGTAAGGAAATAGAATGCAGTATTTGCTTAGAACGGGTACTCTCTAAACCTACAAATACTCGGTGGAAGTTTGGAATATTACCAGAGTGTGATCATCCATTTTGCATTGAATGCATTCGGAATTGGCGTAGTAACTCTCCATCTTCTGGCATTGATTTGAACACTGCATTAAGGGCCTGCCCTGTTTGCCGACAGCATTCACATTTTGTCATTCCCAGTACTACTTGGTTCTCCACAAGTGAAGAAAAACAACAGATTATCAATAGCTACAAAGAGAAACTCAA GTCAATTGACTGTAAgtattttgattttggaaatggGACATGCCCCTTTGGGGCTATCTGTTTCTACAAG CACACTATTCGGCCAAATGCGAGTTGCCAGAATTCTGATAGGTCTTACAGATATAGGCCACGCCCACACAGGTCTAGACGACCAGAGGAAGTGGATGAAGATGCAATGGATGGTTTCGTACTTGTTATGAACTACGAGTTAGCTAACCTTGCCGCCCTCTTCGATTCAGATGAGGAACAGGAGAATCTCGACGACTACGATGATGTCGGCAGTTTGTTAGCAATGAGTTTCCTACTTATGcagatggatgaagaaggaatagCAAGCTATGAAGATATTTAG